A genome region from Columba livia isolate bColLiv1 breed racing homer chromosome 2, bColLiv1.pat.W.v2, whole genome shotgun sequence includes the following:
- the ANXA13 gene encoding annexin A13 — MGSSHSTSKRHHQGFDADRDAKKIHSACKGAGTDEKKIIEVLSSRTSEQRQQIKQKYKALYNKDMEEVLKGDLSGNFEKAVLALLDLPCEYEARELRKAMKGAGTDESLLIEILCTRNNKEIVNIKAAYKRLFDRDLESDVKSDTSGSLKKILVTVLEATRDETQQVNAELAEQDATDLYKAGEGRWGTEELAFNVVLAKRSYSQLRATFQAYEKVCGKDIEESIKSETSGDLEKAYLTLVSCAKDCPGYFATLLHKSMKGAGTDEETLIRVLVTRAESDLPAIKEKFQQMYKKSLAEAVRSDTSGDFRKLLLAILH, encoded by the exons TCAACCAGTAAACGCCATCATCAAGGTTTCGATGCAGACCGAGACGCCAAGAAAATACATAGTGCCTGCAAAGGAGCAG GAactgatgaaaagaaaattattgaagTCTTGTCAAGTCGAACATCAGAGCAGagacaacaaataaaacagaagtacAAGGCTCTGTATAACAag GATATGGAAGAGGTCCTGAAGGGAGACCTGAGTGGCAATTTCGAAAAGgctgtgctggctctgctggaCCTGCCCTGTGAGTACGAGGCCCGAGAGCTTCGGAAGGCCATGAAGGGCGCTGGGACAGATGAGTCGCTGCTGATCGAGATTCTCTGCACACGAAACAATAAG GAAATTGTAAACATAAAGGCGGCATATAAACGGC tCTTTGATAGGGATCTAGAGTCTGATGTTAAAAGTGACACAAGTGGCTCCCTAAAGAAGATATTAGTCACTGTGTTAGAG GCAACCCGAGACGAGACCCAACAGGTCAATGCAGAACTCGCTGAGCAAGATGCCACAGATTTGTATAAA GCAGGAGAAGGCCGCTGGGGAACAGAGGAGCTGGCTTTCAATGTGGTCTTAGCAAAGAGGAGCTATAGTCAGCTGAGAGCTACTTTTCAAGCCTATGAGAAG GTGTGTGGGAAGGACATAGAAGAATCCATTAAAAGTGAGACATCTGGAGATCTGGAGAAGGCTTATCTCACTCTtg TCAGCTGTGCCAAAGACTGCCCAGGTTACTTCGCCACACTTCTGCACAAGTCGATGAAAGGAGCTGGGACTGATGAAGAGACCTTGATTCGCGTCCTTGTGACCAGGGCTGAG AGTGACCTGCCAGCAATAAAGGAGAAGTTCCAGCAAATGTACAAGAAGTCGTTAGCTGAAGCTGTCCGATCTGATACCTCTGGGGACTTCAGAAAGTTGCTGCTGGCTATTTTGCACTAA